One region of Drosophila subobscura isolate 14011-0131.10 chromosome J, UCBerk_Dsub_1.0, whole genome shotgun sequence genomic DNA includes:
- the LOC117895640 gene encoding arginine-glutamic acid dipeptide repeats protein isoform X3: MAASTQGEIRVGPGHQVNDVYAKLPDYNPISSFPIDKETDERELEESRWSPGVVADGDLLMFLRAARSMAAFQGMCDGGLEDGCLAASRDDTTINALDVLHDSGYDPGKALQALVKCPVSKGIDKKWTEDETKKFIKGLRQFGKNFFRIHKDLLPHKDTPELVEFYYLWKKTPGANNNRPHRRRRQSALRRNRVTRANNNTPPKKEDTPEPQTATTAATATGSASETASRSSPAVSKEENSSLTEDDASECDSDSSLTNKRDESPSRMRTRNKQQNNNTNNNNNNTNSSSSSSNNTNSSSSSSTASNSGSGGGGGSGSGGGIGASSVGGSSALGGVGAGAAAGAAATNSSTKDQSNTNNAVANGKRPKRGSETPDAAAGGGASSVDSPKTPTKAVAESSATKRKGGKQDTPNKKKRTEQEQAHDQQAASAGTGAAAAEENSSSSLKEKRKQQQQQQQQQRADSPVESMNSDSRPDSALDDGESNTTDTTTAEQQSNKDSKELLLSCKEERELTANDGGLEPKAEEKSIKAELASEDGSKEAISIKNMDEETNIQAPNSVDGLLLKESAVSTIQQDGGVPPVNPVAAPLTMKVPTIATVEALNASVERKEAIEKMETCDSDPELLKKLATIKQEVTPQQQQQQQTPQQLNPISIQPPPVCAPTETTVYIKKEPMDDSMDATCNQNSNEPQDLKVKIEIKNEDSLKHNAGGMPPTLPGAPTAQMHSHSMAGGDSGQPPLGEPLHLSHLPHGQQPLQPPPASYLIDGQLKYGPPGGQQQQQQQQQQQQPPQPPQLHSDPAGAGGNAPGGPNTPQKYAPEMEMKFTPQDLKYPPPPPLDALKYSQEMQAVAAAAAAAAAAAAGKYDMKYMIEQPGKYPVELSAAHQPPSKQGYQDSLKIPDVKSGFGHLPHNMASQLDVAHKYGPPPTSQEQQQQQQSQQPAHQVPPGATPPPGIAMPKPHYQHDVQTPPLGRPFEPGMMHKYGDPLVGKYGPPQPQDLKYPMPPVVSAAGPPVDVKPYGENLIKSSPYGPPPESPIDASSRSTPGQDSQGSNSNSQPSSMAPQPQQFQSPHPSPHMPSPAGGGLPPGMHPQNLIHGLPPGAGAGGPQPPPPPTSLHQQQSSSGPPGMHPGLHPGQHSQMSVASSMPPSSIGIPPTLSTMAPSHMHPHMHPHHLQQVLHRPHDMPPSMHPHAPMPMSLQGHPQHGHGLPPQQQQQQQQQQQPGGPAGTVRTPSPAQHPPRSMHDPQSREQPPTSQPSTTMAGSGGHGNPHQSPHTHRTSPLPGLAGNGHPPPGLLGHPMPIHPHLAHLPPGHPAHAALAHPGHHLLSHSIAGLGPGGGPIALLAGPGGLGLPESALSRRTPPSHMPHSHVSSAPNTPHSVASMTSSSMALTTSTVPSSAFSRASPSVQISSGGAGSAGPGGSGSSNTPGGGNNSSAAAAAAAAAHRAASPASSVSSLSRQSPLHPVPQSPLSHHPSSSALSAAAAAVAERDRHALLRQQSPHMTPPPVSNASGLMASPLSKMYAPQPGQRGLGTSPPPHLRPGASPPVIRHPQMPLPLPLIAPGGGIPQIGVHPGQSPYPHPLLHPSVFYSPHHHPFNSPYGYAPYGPGFPAYMKPPPPSGPLDPAAVMAAHHAGLQGPPQQQQQQRQDEQNAAAAAAARDAAEKQHHQAAAAAAAKQQQQQQQQQQQQQQQQQQMKGPQQQQQQGGQPPNKPPTPKTPQGPGGPGVPVGMGGPGTPTGLPPGAYPGSHMPGYPPGPPHGSPFAPQDGQPHGMKPTSHMDALRAHAHSANSSGMGGGHHPTEPLPIDIEPDPEPEIPSPTHNIQRGPSPEAKPDDTECHRSQSAIFVRHIDRGDYNSCTRTDLIFKPVADSKLARKREERDRKLAEKERERRQQQQQQQQQQQQQAAAAQQAAQQAKMKAELKPPYADTPALRQLSEYARPHVAFSPVEQMVPYHHPMGPMYRERELEEIKNAQAAAASQSRIDPHWMEYYRRGIHPSQFPLYANPAISQMERERLGIPPPHHVGLDPGEHMVRMIRLTREYHAHSHTHLHLPLHPQPQPPEAGFQLPPNVGQYPRPNMLIPREPHSDVLLRMSYADQLQYLQAAEFQRQSLHDQYFRQRPR; this comes from the exons ATGGCGGCCTCCACTCAAGGAGAAATTCGAGTGGGTCCCGGCCACCAGGTAAACGATgtctat GCAAAACTGCCCGATTATAATCCAATCTCAAGCTTCCCCATCGACAAGGAAACCGATGAACGTGAACTAGAGGAATCAAGATGGAGTCCAGGCGTTGTGGCCGATGGCGATTTGTTAATGTTCTTGCGTGCTGCCCGCTCGATGGCCGCATTTCAAGGAATGTGTGATGGCGGACTAGAAGACGGTTGTTTGGCTGCCAGTCGCGACGACACAACAATTAACGCACTCGACGTG CTACACGATTCTGGCTACGATCCAGGCAAAGCTCTACAAGCACTAGTTAAGTGCCCCGTTTCGAAGGGCATCGACAAGAAGTGGACCGAGGACGAAACGAAAAAGTTCATCAAGGGTCTGCGACAATTTGGCAAGAATTTCTTTCGCATCCACAAGGATCTGCTGCCGCACAAGGACACACCCGAACTGGTCGAGTTCTATTATCTGTGGAAGAAGACGCCCGGCGCCAACAACAATCGCCCGCATCGGCGACGCAGACAGAGCGCCTTGCGACGCAATCGTGTCACGCgagcaaataataatacacCTCCCAAGAAGGAGGACACACCGGAACCACAAACTGCGACgacggcggcgacggcgacggggTCGGCGTCAGAGACGGCGAGTCGATCATCGCCCGCTGTCTCCAAGGAGGAGAACAGCTCTCTCACCGAGGACGACGCCAGCGAGTGTGACAGTGATTCGAGTCTGACCAACAAAAGGGATGAATCACCCTCTAGGATGAGGACGCGCAATaaacaacagaacaacaacaccaacaacaacaacaacaacaccaacagcagcagcagcagcagcaacaacaccaacagcagcagcagcagcagcacggccagcaatagcggcagcggcggcggcggtggcagtggcagtggcggtggcattgGTGCATCATCCGTCGGCGGCAGCTCTGCGTTAGGCGGCGTCGGTGCAGGCGCCGCTGCAGGTGCCGCGGCCACCAACAGCTCCACAAAGGATCAGTCGAACACCAACAACGCTGTGGCGAATGGCAAGCGGCCGAAGCGAGGCTCCGAGACGCCCGATGCAGCGGCCGGCGGTGGAGCCTCCTCGGTGGACAGTCCCAAGACACCCACCAAGGCGGTGGCCGAGAGTTCGGCCACCAAGCGCAAGGGCGGCAAGCAGGACACGCCCAACAAGAAGAAGCGCACCGAACAGGAGCAGGCGCACGATCAGCAGGCGGCCAGCGCTGGCACGGgcgcggcagcagcggaggagaacagcagcagcagcctcaaggAGAAgcgaaagcagcaacagcagcagcagcagcagcagcgggccgACAGCCCGGTGGAGAGCATGAACTCGGACAGCAGGCCGGACTCTGCGCTGGACGATGGCGAATCGAATACGACGGACACGACCACCGCCGAACAGCAGTCCAACAAGGAcagcaaggagctgctgctcagctgcaAGGAGGAGCGTGAGCTGACCGCCAACGATGGTGGACTGGAGCCCAAAGCGGAGGAGAAATCCATCAAGGCGGAGCTCGCCTCGGAGGATGGCAGCAAGGAGGCGATTTCCATCAAGAACATGGACGAGGAGACGAACATCCAGGCGCCCAACAGCGTCGATGggctgctgctcaaggagtCTGCTGTCAGCACAATCCAGCAGGATGGCGGTGTGCCGCCGGTTAATCCTGTGGCCGCGCCCCTGACCATGAAGGTGCCCACCATTGCCACCGTGGAGGCGCTGAACGCGTCCGTGGAGCGCAAGGAGGCCATCGAGAAGATGGAAACCTGCGACAGCGATCCCGAGCTGCTCAAGAAGCTGGCCACCATCAAGCAGGAGGtgacgccacagcagcagcaacagcagcagacgccgcAGCAGCTGAATCCGATATCCATACAGCCGCCACCTGTGTGTGCGCCCACGGAGACGACGGTGTACATTAAGAAGGAGCCGATGGACGATTCGATGGATGCCACGTGCAATCAGAACAGCAACGAGCCGCAGGATCTCAAGGTGAAGATTGAGATCAAGAACGAGGACTCGCTGAAGCACAATGCGGGTGGCATGCCGCCCACGTTGCCTGGTGCGCCCACTGCCCAAATGCATTCCCATTCGATGGCCGGCGGCGACAGTGGGCAGCCGCCACTCGGCGAGCCGCTGCATTTGTCGCATCTGCCGCATggccagcagccgctgcagccacCACCCGCCAGCTATCTGATCGATGGACAGCTGAAGTACGGCCCCCCAGgcggacaacagcagcagcagcagcaacaacagcagcagcagccaccacagccgccgcagctgcaCAGCGATCCGGCTGGCGCGGGTGGCAATGCTCCCGGCGGACCCAACACGCCGCAAAAGTATGCGCCCGAAATGGAGATGAAATTCACGCCGCAGGATCTCAAGTatccgccgccaccgccgctggaCGCACTCAAGTACAGCCAGGAGATGCAAGCGGTGgccgcggcggcagcagcagccgccgccgctgcggctggCAAGTACGACATGAAGTACATGATCGAGCAGCCGGGCAAGTATCCGGTGGAGCTGTCCGCTGCCCATCAGCCGCCATCGAAGCAGGGCTATCAGGACTCGCTGAAGATACCCGACGTCAAGTCGGGCTTTGGCCATCTACCGCACAACATGGCCTCGCAGCTGGATGTGGCACACAAGTACGGACCCCCGCCCACGtcccaggagcagcagcagcagcaacagtcgcagCAGCCGGCGCACCAGGTGCCTCCAGGTGCGACGCCTCCGCCGGGCATTGCCATGCCGAAGCCGCACTATCAGCACGATGTGCAGACGCCGCCACTGGGACGGCCCTTCGAGCCGGGCATGATGCACAAATACGGAGATCCGTTGGTGGGCAAATACGGTCCACCCCAGCCGCAGGATCTGAAGTATCCAATGCCACCCGTGGTCTCCGCTGCCGGTCCCCCCGTGGACGTGAAGCCCTACGGCGAGAATCTGATAAAGTCCTCGCCGTACGGCCCGCCGCCGGAGAGCCCCATCGATGCCTCGTCCCGCTCGACGCCGGGCCAGGACAGTcagggcagcaacagcaattcgCAGCCCTCGTCGATGGccccgcagccgcagcagttcCAGTCGCCGCATCCCTCGCCTCACATGCCTTCACCCGCAGGCGGCGGCCTGCCGCCCGGTATGCATCCCCAAAATCTCATCCACGGCCTGCCGCCGGGTGCGGGCGCTGGCGgaccacagccaccgccaccgcccacatccctgcaccagcagcagtcgtcgaGTGGTCCGCCGGGCATGCATCCGGGCCTGCATCCGGGTCAGCACTCACAGATGTCGGTGGCCTCCTCGATGCCACCCAGCTCGATCGGCATACCGCCGACGCTGTCAACGATGGCGCCCTCCCACATGCATCCCCACATGCATCCGCATCATCTGCAGCAGGTGCTGCATCGGCCGCACGACATGCCACCCAGCATGCACCCGCACGcgcccatgcccatgtcccTGCAGGGACATCCGCAGCACGGCCACGGACTGCcgccccaacagcagcagcagcaacagcagcagcagcagcccggtGGTCCGGCGGGCACTGTGCGCACTCCCTCGCCAGCCCAGCATCCGCCTCGCAGCATGCACGATCCGCAGTCGCGGGAACAGCCGCCCACATCGCAGCCATCGACCACGATGGCTGGCTCTGGAGGTCACGGCAATCCGCACCAATCCCCGCACACGCATCGCACCTCGCCGCTGCCCGGACTGGCGGGGAATGGACATCCGCCGCCGGGTCTGCTTGGCCATCCGATGCCCATACATCCGCACCTGGCGCACCTGCCGCCGGGTCATCCGGCGCACGCGGCACTCGCCCATCCCGGACACCATCTGCTGTCGCATTCGATAGCGGGACTGGGGCCTGGAGGTGGACCCATCGCACTGCTCGCGGGTCCCGGTGGACTGGGCCTGCCCGAGTCCGCGCTCAGTCGTCGCACCCCGCCCAGCCATATGCCCCACTCGCACGTCTCGTCGGCACCGAATACGCCCCATTCGGTGGCCTCGATGACCTCCAGCAGCATGGCCCTCACCACCAGCACGGTGCCATCGTCGGCCTTCAGTCGTGCCAGTCCCAGCGTACAGATCTCGAGTGGAGGAGCCGGATCGGCCGGACCTGGcggtagcggcagcagcaacacgcctggcggcggcaacaactcctcggcagcggcagcagccgcagcggctgcCCATCGAGCCGCCTCCCCAGCCAGCAGTGTGAGCAGCCTGAGTCGCCAGAGTCCACTGCATCCGGTGCCACAATCGCCGCTCAGCCATCATCCCTCATCGTCCGCTCtgtcggcggcagcggcggccgtGGCCGAGCGGGATCGCCATGCGCTGCTGCGTCAGCAGTCGCCGCACATGACGCCGCCACCCGTGTCCAATGCCTCGGGCCTGATGGCCAGTCCGCTGAGCAAGATGTATGCCCCGCAGCCGGGCCAAAGGGGACTGGGAACATCACCGCCGCCGCATCTGCGACCGGGCGCCTCGCCGCCGGTCATCAGGCATCCACagatgccgctgccattgccgctgATTGCGCCGGGCGGCGGCATTCCACAGATCGGAGTGCATCCCGGGCAGTCGCCGTATCCGCATCCGCTGCTGCATCCGTCGGTGTTCTATTCGCCGCATCATCATCCCTTCAACTCGCCCTACGGCTACGCGCCGTACGGGCCTGGTTTCCCGGCCTACATGAAGCCGCCACCACCGTCGGGACCGCTGGATCCTGCCGCTGTGATGGCCGCCCATCATGCCGGCCTCCAGGgtccgccgcagcagcagcagcagcagcggcaggatgAGCAGaatgcagcagccgctgctgcggccagAGATGCAGCCGAGAAGCAGCATCACCAAGCGgcggccgcagcggcagccaaacagcagcagcagcagcaacaacagcagcaacaacagcagcagcagcaacagcagatgaagggcccgcagcagcagcagcagcagggcggtCAACCGCCCAACAAGCCGCCGACGCCAAAGACACCCCAGGGTCCGGGTGGACCGGGTGTGCCAGTCGGCATGGGTGGCCCTGGAACGCCAACGGGCCTGCCGCCAGGTGCCTATCCGGGCTCCCATATGCCCGGCTATCCGCCTGGTCCGCCGCACGGTTCCCCCTTTGCCCCGCAAGATGGTCAGCCGCACGGCATGAAGCCCACTTCCCACATGGACGCGCTGCGAGCGCACGCACACTCGGCCAATTCGTCGGGCATGGGCGGTGGCCATCATCCAACGGAGCCAT TGCCCATTGACATTGAGCCGGATCCGGAGCCAGAGATACCCAGTCCCACGCACAATATACAACGTGGACCCAGTCCCGAGGCCAAGCCGGACGATACCGAATGCCATCGCTCGCAGTCTGCCAT ATTTGTGCGTCACATTGATCGCGGTGATTACAATTCCTGCACGAGAACGGATTTGATATTCAAGCCAGTGGCCGACTCGAAGCTAGCACGCAAGCGTGAGGAACGCGACCGCAAGCTGGCCGAGAAGGAGCGCGAAAGGCGGCAG cagcaacaacagcaacagcagcagcaacaacagcaggcagcagccgcccaaCAGGCGGCACAGCAGGCCAAAATGAAGGCGGAACTGAAGCCCCCGTATGCGGATACGCCAGCACTGCGACAGCTATCCGAATATGCACGCCCACATGTCGCCTTCAG TCCTGTTGAACAGATGGTGCCATATCATCATCCAATGGGCCCCATGTACAGAGAGAG GGAACTGGAGGAGATCAAGAACGCACAAGCCGCTGCGGCGAGTCAATCCCGCATCGATCCGCACTGGATGGAGTACTACAGACG cGGCATACATCCCTCACAGTTCCCACTCTATGCGAATCCAGCGATATCGCAAATGGAGAGGGAACGTTTGGGTATACCGCCACCGCATCACGTAGGCCTTGATCCGGGCGAGCACATGGTGCGTATG ATACGATTGACGAGAGAATATCATGCACACTCTCATACTCATTTACATTTGCCTTTGCATCCACAGCCGCAACCACCGGAGGCCGGTTTCCAACTGCCAC cgaatGTTGGACAATATCCACGCCCAAATATGCTTATACCTAGGGAGCCGCATTCGGATGTGCTGCTGAGGATGTCGTATGCCGATCAATTACAG TATTTGCAGGCCGCCGAATTCCAGCGACAATCGCTGCACGATCAATACTTTAG ACAACGGCCCAGATAA